A stretch of Tigriopus californicus strain San Diego chromosome 11, Tcal_SD_v2.1, whole genome shotgun sequence DNA encodes these proteins:
- the LOC131890396 gene encoding DNA mismatch repair protein Mlh1-like has translation MTNGEEVHCRNEHPMTLTAAPILRLETAVVNRIAAGEVVQRPCNALKELLENCLDAGSTSIQIILKQGGLILLQISDNGSGIRHDDLPILCERFTTSKLKQFEDLSSIATYGFRGEALASISHVAKLTVLTKTASDVVGKKAVFLDGHLQGSPLSMAANQGTQITVEDLFYNLPTRKRALKSGAEEFNRSADMVAKYAIHNSGRAGFSLKKDKDTTPYVRTTKDATLQTNIGQIFGHAMAKELIEVATADSARLKFKMSGWITNVNYNCKKFNFLLFINHRLVDHAGLKRSLQMVYNAYLPKGTHPFIYMSLEIAPENVDVNVHPTKHEVHFLHQDEIVESIQQAVDAKLLGSNTSRTFLTQGLLPGAPIPKLERLQASTSGLAPPPKNMIRTDSREQKMDKFLSFSKSSPIPAKASKPTEKPLIDNEGLSEPSTSPPSKLKKLDQSPIAPSKNDSLELNSPSNKRVIRLASIKNLRDRVQNQSHAALRELVADHTFVGCINRRFSLIQHATKLYVVKNDPISCELFYQILLRDFGNLDAIRLNPPVSIRELVLIALDNPESGWTESDGPKENLADFVARSLTDQSEMLDDYFSMEIDKDQKLHSIPMLLADYVPSLDELPLFIMRLATEVNWDEEQACFDSFCRETARFYAFKADTASRYDADQHNLTQDVPEDHWKFVVEQVIFHHAKKSLYLPKTCLEDMTFVQAADLPDLYKVFERC, from the exons AAGTGCATTGCCGAAACGAGCACCCAATGACCTTGACAGCGGCTCCAATTCTGCGCCTTGAAACGGCCGTGGTCAATCGGATAGCGGCGGGCGAGGTGGTTCAACGGCCGTGTAACGCCTTGAAAGAGCTGCTGGAAAACTGCTTGGATGCCGGATCcacttcaattcaaatcattctCAAACAAGGGGGACTGATTCTACTCCAA ATTTCGGACAATGGGAGTGGCATTCGACACGATGACCTGCCCATTCTGTGCGAACGATTCACCACGTCCAAGTTGAAACAATTCGAGGATTTGAGCTCGATCGCCACCTACGGATTCCGCGGGGAAGCCTTGGCTTCCATATCCCACGTGGCCAAATTGACCGTCCTGACCAAGACCGCCTCGGATGTGGTGGGCAAGAAGGCTGTGTTTCTGGATGGTCACCTCCAAGGCTCACCCTTGTCTATGGCGGCTAATCAG GGCACGCAAATCACGGTGGAAGACCTTTTTTATAACTTGCCTACACGGAAACGCGCCTTGAAATCGGGCGCCGAGGAGTTTAACCGATCCGCGGACATGGTGGCCAAGTACGCCATTCATAACTCGGGACGGGCGGGCTTCAGTCTGAAAAAGGACAAGGACACCACGCCTTATGTACGGACGACTAAGGACGCCACGCTCCAGACCAACATTGGACAAATCTTTGGTCACGCCATGGCCAAAGAGCTTATTGAGGTCGCCACAGCAGATTCAGCTCgactcaaattcaaaatgtctgGCTGGATCACCAATGTCAATTACAACTGCAAAAAGTTCAACTTTTTGCTATTCATCAACCATCGTTTAGTGGATCATGCCGGGCTCAAGCGGTCCCTGCAAATGGTGTACAACGCCTATCTGCCGAAAGGCACCCATCCTTTCATCTACATGTCCTTGGAAATCGCACCTGAGAACGTGGATGTCAATGTTCATCCCACCAAACACGAGGTCCATTTTCTGCACCAGGATGAGATCGTGGAATCGATTCAACAGGCCGTCGATGCCAAGTTATTGGGCTCGAACACCTCGCGAACCTTCCTGACTCAAGGATTATTACCGGGAGCGCCAATACCCAAATTGGAACGCCTTCAAGCCTCTACTTCAGGGTTAGCTCCGCCCCCTAAAAATATGATTCGAACGGATTCTCGAGagcaaaaaatggacaaattcCTATCCTTTTCCAAATCATCGCCTATTCCTGCTAAAGCTTCCAAGCCAACGGAAAAACCCTTGATC GACAATGAAGGTTTAAGTGAACCGTCTACTTCACCACCATCGAAATTGAAAAAACTGGACCAATCGCCAATTGCCCCAAGCAAAAATGATTCCTTGGAGCTGAACAGTCCCTCCAATAAGCGAGTGATTCGCTTGGCCAGTATTAAGAATCTCCGTGATCGCGTTCAAAATCAATCTCATGCAG CTCTCAGGGAACTCGTGGCCGATCACACATTTGTTGGTTGTATTAATCGCCGATTCTCCTTGATTCAGCACGCCACCAAATTGTACGTTGTCAAGAACGATCCGATCTCATGCGAGTTGTTCTATCAGATCTTACTGAGGGATTTTGGCAATCTCGATGCCATCCGCTTGAACCCACCTGTATCCATCCGCGAATTGGTCCTGATTGCTCTGGATAATCCCGAATCTGGTTGGACCGAATCCGACGGACCCAAGGAAAATCTGGCCGATTTTGTGGCTCGATCCTTGACAGACCAATCCGAGATGCTGGATGATTACTTCTCAATGGAAATCGACAAAGATCAGAAGTTGCACTCGATACCAATGCTGTTGGCGGATTATGTACCTTCGCTCGATGAACTGCCTTTGTTCATCATGCGATTGGCCACTGAAGTAAATTGGGACGAGGAGCAGGCTTGCTTCGATAGCTTCTGCCGAGAAACCGCGCGGTTTTACGCCTTTAAAGCCGATACCGCCTCGCGATATGACGCGGATCAGCACAACCTGACCCAAGATGTTCCGGAGGATCATTGGAAATTTGTGGTGGAGCAAGTGATCTTCCATCATGCCAAAAAGTCACTCTACCTGCCGAAAACTTGCCTTGAAGATATGACGTTCGTCCAAGCTGCGGATTTACCCGACCTTTACAAAGTGTTTGAGCGGTGTTAA